AACGGCTTGCCAGAACCATTCAATCCGAGCGGATGCGGGAAGAAGAGAAACGGGTTCCGGGCGTGGAGTGGGCAGATTGGTGGTATTCCGATCTGCGGGCGAAACAGACGGAATCCGTATCATGTCAGTTCCCGCAGCAGCGACTCGATCTGCGCGTCCGGGATGGCCCCGGCCCGCAGGACCCGTCCCTCCGGGAGCAGCACCACGGTGCTCGGCAGACCCAGCGTGCCCTGCCCGCCGTCCGGGAGGGTCAGGTCACCCAGACCCATCGCCAGCGCCTGGGCGTGCGTCGCGGCGGCCTCCTCACCACTCGGGTTGCAACTGGTGGTGGCCAGCGTGCCCCCCACCGCTTCCAGCAGCGCCCGCGCCACCGGATGGTCCGGCAACCGCACGCCCACCCGCCCGCCGGGCGCCAGGTCGGCGGGGCAACCGGGCGCCGCCGGGGTGACCAGCGTCAGCGGCCCCGGCCACAGCGGCGCGAGCCGCTCGAACGCCTCGCTGGGGCGGATCAGGGCGCGGGCGGCCGCCACGTCCACGCACGACACCTGCACGGGCTTGTCGGCCGCGCGGCCCTTCAGGTCATACAACCGCCGGATGGCGTCCGGACGCGACGGGTGCGCCGCCAGGCCCCACACGGTCTCACTGGGGTACGCGACCACACCCCCGTCCCGCAGGACCCGCGCGGCCTCCTGCACCTGCGCCCACCATGCGGGCGCGCGGCCCGGTCCGTTCTGCTGCTGTTCATTCATCACGTTCTCCGTACCGCCGATCC
This Deinococcus seoulensis DNA region includes the following protein-coding sequences:
- a CDS encoding L-threonylcarbamoyladenylate synthase yields the protein MNEQQQNGPGRAPAWWAQVQEAARVLRDGGVVAYPSETVWGLAAHPSRPDAIRRLYDLKGRAADKPVQVSCVDVAAARALIRPSEAFERLAPLWPGPLTLVTPAAPGCPADLAPGGRVGVRLPDHPVARALLEAVGGTLATTSCNPSGEEAAATHAQALAMGLGDLTLPDGGQGTLGLPSTVVLLPEGRVLRAGAIPDAQIESLLRELT